A stretch of Tenrec ecaudatus isolate mTenEca1 chromosome 2, mTenEca1.hap1, whole genome shotgun sequence DNA encodes these proteins:
- the LOC142441366 gene encoding keratin-associated protein 13-1-like, translating to MSYHSCLGNFSSCSLDGYRNYSALACRTSTPSNLVCSTDFCSPSTYQLSSSRYRGCQETCCEPKSCQKSCVVASPWETSCYRPQTSVLCSPSGTTCNRSLGFGSRSCYSLGYGLRSCDSLGCGFNGFRSLGYGACSFPSIGYGFRSCHPTYFPFRGFQSSCYQPICKSGFY from the coding sequence ATGTCCTACCACAGCTGCCTTGGAAACTTCTCATCCTGCTCCCTGGACGGTTACAGAAACTACTCTGCCCTCGCCTGCCGCACTTCTACCCCCAGCAATTTGGTATGCAGCACTGATTTCTGCTCTCCCAGCACCTACCAGCTGAGCTCTTCTCGCTACAGAGGCTGTCAAGAAACCTGCTGTGAGCCCAAGAGCTGCCAGAAGTCTTGTGTAGTAGCCAGTCCCTGGGAGACTTCCTGCTATCGCCCTCAGACCTCCGTGCTCTGCAGTCCCTCTGGGACCACCTGCAATAGGTCTCTAGGCTTTGGATCCAGAAGCTGCTACTCGCTGGGCTATGGACTCAGAAGCTGTGATTCACTGGGCTGTGGATTCAATGGCTTCCGATCCTTGGGCTATGGAGCTTGTAGCTTCCCTTCTATTGGCTATGGATTTAGATCATGCCACCCAACCTATTTTCCTTTCAGGGGTTTCCAGTCATCTTGTTACCAACCAATCTGTAAATCTGGCTTTTATTGA